From a region of the Lactuca sativa cultivar Salinas chromosome 4, Lsat_Salinas_v11, whole genome shotgun sequence genome:
- the LOC111899699 gene encoding uncharacterized protein LOC111899699, whose protein sequence is MGDPGSITVPCQFGNFVTTYALADSGASINIMPYPFFKKLNLPELKPIYMTIHLADKTVICPKGVCEDLLIKVDTLVFPADFVVVDMEKDPKVPIILGRPFLNTACVMVDMHESTLTLRVGDDSVTFFTNQEKEQEKSIEDKTSSIELADELLEKRLLEGNEDNEDLSNFKETNSTFNEKNLKDEEAIQVDNNEWLEDEKSITALKNKEQNSSIRLHTNNQEKKGDKLTTRTKPRASVYTTFQVFTFKPPDSQAYEESEVESVTSSDAEMMIEKAIEVDKGRMDTMGHMVDERKKKCGKGIKRKSEGNDTKMRKGGVEEGV, encoded by the exons ATGGGCGATCCAGGAAGCATCACTGTACCGTGCCAGTTTGGAAACTTTGTTACTACTTATGCATTAGCTGATTCGGGGGCTAGTATAAATATTATGCCCTACCCTTTCTTCAAAAAGTTGAACCTTCCAGaacttaaacctatttacatgacAATCCATCTAGCTGATAAAACAGTGATCTGTCCAAAAGGagtttgtgaagatcttctaatCAAGGTGGATACGTTGGTTTTCCCTGCTGACTTCGTAGTTGTGGACATGGAAAAAGACCCAAAGGttccaatcatccttggaagaccATTCTTGAATACCGCATGTGTAATGGTCGATATGCACGAATCGACACTTACACTTAGGGTTGGGGATGATTCGGTTACTTTTTTCACTAATCAAGAGAAGGAGCAAGAAAAATCAATTGAAGATAAGACTTCCTCAATAGAATTGGCTGATGAACTGCTAGAAAAAAGA CTACTTGAAGGAAATGAAGACAATGAAGATCTAAGTAACTTTAAAGAAACAAATTCGACTTTTAATGAAAAGAATTTGAAAGATGAGGAAGCAATTCAAGTTGATAATAATGAATGGTTGGAAGATGAAAAGAGCATTACGGCTTTGAAAAATAAGGAGCAAAACTCTTCCATTAGATTGCACACAAATAATCAAGAAAAAAAAGGGGATAAGCTAACCACAAGAACAAAACCTCGCGCTTCAGTTTATACCACTTTTCAAGTATTCACTTTTAAACCACCGGATTCTCAAGCATATGAAGAAAGTGAGGTAGAATCTGTCACCTCAAGTGATGCTGAGATGATGATTGAAAAGGCGATCGAGGTAGATAAAGGAAGAATGGACACAATGGGGCACATGGTAGATGAAAGGAAGAAGAAATGTGGTAAAGGGATAAAGCGTAAATCTGAAGGAAATGACACCAAAATGAGAAAAGGAGGAGTTGAAGAAGGCGTATAA